From a single Verrucomicrobiota bacterium genomic region:
- a CDS encoding prenyltransferase/squalene oxidase repeat-containing protein — MSGSGFGFRISDFGFKHILACLALAVTLCLPHSLLAADNGTKEKSAASGRDTVIVDKETEETIHGALKWLVSKQSPNGSWGTSGEESSRRVAMTGYTLMAFLAAGQLPGEGEFGKSVALGMNYLLDQVQPDGIIGKREDGQYMYGHGIATIALAELYGQTRSGAIKTKLERMIRVIISSQNTEGGWRYRPVAKDADVSVTVLSVVAVRAAKNAGLEVPQRTIDDAVKYVKRCFDKRSGGFCYQPNGSPGFARTAAAIYSLQVCGLYDDPLVKSGSEYLLNAMTKKNEHKEYFTYGHFYAAPAQYMIGGETWEKWYNGIKAILLEAAAKDGDKTYWDPKQDRGREVGPTYCTAVYTMILAMPYHYLPLYQR, encoded by the coding sequence ATGTCAGGTTCGGGTTTCGGATTTCGGATTTCGGATTTCGGATTTAAACACATTCTTGCCTGCCTCGCCTTGGCGGTAACGCTATGCCTGCCGCATTCGCTTCTTGCTGCCGACAACGGCACCAAGGAAAAATCCGCCGCGAGTGGACGCGATACGGTCATCGTGGACAAGGAAACCGAGGAAACGATTCATGGCGCGTTGAAATGGCTGGTGTCCAAACAATCTCCGAACGGTTCTTGGGGGACTTCCGGCGAGGAATCCAGCCGGCGGGTGGCCATGACGGGTTATACACTGATGGCGTTCCTGGCGGCGGGCCAATTGCCGGGCGAAGGCGAGTTCGGCAAATCGGTTGCCCTAGGCATGAACTACCTTCTCGACCAAGTGCAGCCTGATGGCATCATCGGCAAGCGCGAGGATGGCCAGTACATGTATGGGCATGGGATCGCCACGATTGCGCTGGCGGAGCTTTACGGCCAGACCCGTTCCGGGGCCATCAAGACCAAGCTCGAACGGATGATCCGGGTGATCATTTCCTCGCAAAACACCGAAGGTGGTTGGCGCTATCGGCCCGTTGCCAAGGATGCCGACGTTTCGGTAACCGTCCTGTCCGTGGTGGCGGTACGCGCCGCCAAGAATGCCGGGCTGGAAGTGCCGCAGCGCACCATTGATGACGCCGTCAAGTATGTGAAGCGCTGTTTCGACAAACGTTCCGGCGGATTCTGTTATCAGCCCAATGGTTCGCCCGGTTTTGCACGCACGGCGGCGGCGATTTATTCGCTCCAAGTGTGCGGGTTATACGACGATCCCCTGGTTAAATCCGGCTCGGAATACCTGCTCAATGCTATGACCAAAAAGAACGAGCATAAGGAATATTTTACGTACGGGCATTTCTACGCGGCTCCAGCGCAATACATGATTGGTGGTGAGACCTGGGAAAAATGGTACAACGGGATCAAAGCGATATTGCTGGAAGCGGCCGCCAAGGATGGTGACAAAACCTATTGGGACCCCAAACAGGATCGCGGTCGCGAGGTGGGTCCCACGTATTGCACCGCTGTGTACACCATGATCCTGGCCATGCCGTATCATTACCTGCCGCTGTACCAACGGTAG